A genome region from Chelonia mydas isolate rCheMyd1 chromosome 12, rCheMyd1.pri.v2, whole genome shotgun sequence includes the following:
- the TANGO6 gene encoding transport and Golgi organization protein 6 homolog isoform X6 — translation MAGSLKLERVVEALALLMGRPGGGTGTDSGSLQAAKHADLLETLNSNLAALEEKLGQDPQWNELWSLRAEVREQAVWLESSTDVTWSFTCQVLLLLLSLKKRMIILAAAYHPAKPNPRTAEAAPALSPDTLSISQQKTVQSALQFVITLGLCPYLLPGVGIPLKHRTEFSAVVQDVVSPNASPSAMHRLYGSCTALLQIAQHPSLGNLILTRHLGDLIAGLCQLGFCPTKGKGEQARPLEQLKGLTEEQRTRSREALKSVLDRVYQPLVVQELLVLQGGSKQCLQSPGQEVKQPLAQAPAWLRRLCGQLLSERLMKPSGVQAVVRGIMEGAGIGVAGGSGAEAAAADWRKCDMVARILASCPQQSLSLEDYYRQVCPQILDLLHIQDTLTAHQFQRVATTSLLTMARECPQLAGKYLLHPMLAPLLQCWDMAEMAMEDLPAGTVLVKEAELSRCVEDVFKVYVVGNEPSDVLLESLQPALGVIFSLYCFTKQNVSHLRSPCQEILLWVLEKSEREVALSMLEGFTGLGRTMQFLHPLCQFQVAGGGGAMITVKETISDEEEELYQKVSSEQWQMEQLVALLTLCQKSGLAGDFFICCLKELTHVAANDEAGLDDDPLSCESLVELEQYRSQHLMGQKKQLLVLQLVAMLCERVSDTVFTDIVQVVEFVAVTLQRACASLAQGSEGTVEAQTLSMSMGLVAAMLGGAVQLKSGDFAILKQLVPLLEEISRIHPEPVIQELAADLRITICTHGAFSTQTVGTAAQSTLGGKIGSSRSGGQTHTNPTERPEDKTAGLILGQPQSNENCSHTNNSLTSNPSPKGKNGESTVQKECPVGTPTADHTPQQLQELLLSAYDPEIPVRAAALRRLSRLLEQRDPDGLKAQEKLLKTCLQDGEKSCFPTDHTGPCLQLQLDHNVQRLHSEGFSWKIWNMRTPLCTFLLFKVLPFCQMCTQSKSSPAYWPSMAALHQAPQDPRLQRPG, via the exons gaACAGATTCAGGTTCTCTCCAGGCGGCAAAACATGCAGATCTGCTCGAAACCTTAAACTCCAACTTGGCTGCTTTAGAGGAAAAGCTTGGTCAGGATCCCCAGTGGAATGAACTGTGGAGCTTGAGAGCTGAAGTCAGAGAGCAGGCTGTTTGGCTAGAAAGCTCTACAGATGTGACCTGGAGTTTTACTTGTCAAGTCCTGCTGTTACTGCTGAGTCTGAAAAAGCGCATGATCATCTTAGCTGCTGCTTACCATCCAGCCAAACCAAACCCTAGGACCGCTGAAGCTGCTCCAGCTCTCAGCCCTGACACGCTCAGCATCTCCCAGCAGAAGACTGTTCAGTCTGCATTGCAGTTTGTGATTACCTTGGGCCTTTGTCCATATCTCTTGCCTGGGGTTGGAATCCCGCTGAAGCACAGGACAGAGTTCAGTGCTGTTGTTCAAGATGTGGTATCTCCCAACGCTTCCCCCAGTGCAATGCATAGGCTCTACGGCAGCTGTACTGCACTGCTGCAGATTGCACAGCACCCATCTTTAGGCAACCTCATCCTTACCCGCCACCTTGGGGACCTCATAGCAGGTCTGTGCCAGCTAGGATTCTGCCCGACCAAAGGAAAGGGTGAGCAAGCCAGGCCATTGGAGCAACTAAAG GGCCTTACAGAAGAGCAGAGAACCCGTAGCAGGGAGGCCTTGAAGAGTGTGTTGGATCGAGTCTACCAACCGCTAGTAGTCCAGGAACTGCTTGTTCTTCAGGGTGGATCCAAACAG TGCTTGCAGTCCCCTGGACAAGAGGTGAAGCAGCCCCTTGCCCAAGCTCCAGCTTGGCTTCGGCGTCTCTGTGGACAGCTGCTCTCGGAGAGGCTCATGAAACCCAGTGGGGTTCAGGCTGTGGTCCGGGGCATCATGGAGGGAGCAGGAA TCGGGGTAGCTGGTGGCAGTGGCgctgaagcagcagctgcagactgGAGAAAGTGTGACATGGTTGCTAGGATCTTGGCTTCCTGTCCTCAGCAGTCTCTGTCCCTGGAGGATTACTACCGGCAGGTGTGCCCACAG ATTCTAGACTTGTTGCATATTCAGGATACGCTGACGGCACACCAGTTCCAGAGAGTTGCCACCACTTCCCTTCTCACTATGGCCAGAGAATGCCCTCAGCTGGCAGGGAAATATTTGCTCCATCCCATGCTAGCGCCGCTTCTCCAATGCTGGGATATGGCAG AGATGGCAATGGAAGACTTACCAGCAGGGACTGTGCTGGTGAAAGAGGCAGAGCTCAGCCGCTGCGTGGAAGATGTGTTCAAG GTGTATGTGGTTGGGAATGAGCCCTCTGACGTGTTGCTGGAATccttgcagccagctctgggagtGATTTTCTCTCTCTATTGTTTCACCAAGCAGAACGTGTCACACTTACG CTCACCATGCCAGGAGATTTTATTATGGGTCTTGGAGAAGTCAGAGAGAGAGGTGGCGCTCTCCATGCTGGAAGGGTTTACAGGACTGGGTAGAACCATGCAGTTTCTCCATCCGCTGTGCCAGTTTCAAGTAGCTGGTGGAGGTGGTGCCATGATCACTGTCAAAGAGACCATCAG cgatGAGGAGGAGGAACTCTACCAGAAGGTCTCCTCGGAGCAGTGGCAGATGGAGCAGTTGGTGGCCCTGTTGACTCTCTGCCAGAAGAGCGGCTTAGCTGGAGACTTCTTCATCTGCTGCTTAAAG gagctgacTCACGTGGCTGCAAACGATGAGGCCGGCTTGGATGACGATCCCCTCTCCTGTGAGAGTCTGGTGGAGCTGGAGCAATACCGCAGTCAGCATCTCATGGGGCAGAAGAAGCAGCTGCTTGTTCTGCAGCTGGTGGCCATGCTGTGTGAGCGCGTCTCAGACACCGTGTTCACAGACATTGTACAG GTGGTGGAATTTGTGGCAGTTACATTGCAGCGGGCATGTGCAAGTCTTGCCCAGGGTTCAGAGGGCACTGTGGAAGCGCAGACTTTGAGCATGTCCATGGGACTAGTGGCTGCCATGCTAGGAGGGGCAGTGCAG CTGAAATCGGGTGACTTTGCCATCCTAAAGCAGTTGGTGCCCCTGTTGGAGGAGATCTCCCGCATTCATCCTGAACCTGTCATCCAGGAGCTTGCAGCTGATCTGCGCATCACCATCTGTACTCATGGAGCCTTCTCCACCCAAACTGTTggcactgctgcccagagcaccctGGGGGGAAAAATAGGGTCAAGCAGGTCAGGAGGACAGACCCACACAAACCCCACAGAAAGACCTGAGGACAAAACAGCCGGGCTCATCCTGGGACAGCCACAGAGTAATGAAAATTGCAGCCACACAAACAACAGCCTGACCAGTAACCCCAGTCCTAAAGGAAAGAATGGGGAATCCACTGTGCAGAAAGAGTGCCCCGTTGGGACTCCTACAGCAGACCACACCCCACAACAGCTTCAGGAGCTCCTCTTATCAGCCTATGACCCGGAAATCCCAGTACGAGCAGCTGCCCTGCGGCGTCTTTCCCGTTTGTTAGAGCAGAGGGATCCAGACGGACTAAAGGCTCAGGAGAAACTCCTCAAG ACTTGCCTACAAGATGGAGAGAAAAGCTGCTTCCCCACAGATCACACAGGGCCTTGCTTGCAACTCCAGCTTGACCACAACGTACAGAGGCTTCACTCAGAGGG GTTTTCTTGGAAAATATGGAACATGAGGACTCCTTTGTGTACCTTTCTGCTATTCAAG